A genome region from Cucumis sativus cultivar 9930 chromosome 4, Cucumber_9930_V3, whole genome shotgun sequence includes the following:
- the LOC101216094 gene encoding anthocyanidin 3-O-glucosyltransferase 2, protein MKKLELIFIPTPIIGHLTSALQLAHLLVTRHPFLSITIFIIKIPFPTRSADQIQSLCSSYANHRLRFFTLPEQPIPGNTNKTTILKPLVESQKQNVADAVANLIAAPDSPTLAGFVVDMFCIPMLDVAKQFSVPTFVFYTSSASFLALLFHLQELYDYEFNHDMDQLLNSVTEFALPGFKNPIPRKVISTIFYDKETIEWAHNLTRKFREASGFLVNTFSELESGAINWFANQNLPPVYAVGPILNVKEKNPQIERDEILKWLDEQPPSSVVLLCFGSMGIFNESQTKEIADALERSGVRFIWSIRQVPPESVLPEGFVDRTSGMGKVMGWAPQMEILEHPATGGFVSHCGWNSVLESLWNGVAVATWPMYAEQQLNAFHMAVELGVGVEVSLDYSMVGAAEGELRADKIEAGIRKLMEGSEEMKKGVMVKSEESKKATMEDGSSFNDLNRFIDHVFHKINTC, encoded by the coding sequence atgaagaaactgGAGCTCATCTTCATCCCCACCCCGATCATCGGCCACCTGACCTCCGCCCTCCAACTCGCCCACCTTCTCGTAACTCGACACCCTTTTCTCTCTATCactattttcatcattaaaaTCCCTTTCCCCACCAGATCTGCCGATCAAATTCAATCTCTCTGTTCCTCCTATGCCAACCATCGCCTCCGATTCTTCACTCTCCCGGAGCAACCCATCCCCGGCAACACTAATAAAACCACCATCTTAAAACCCCTCGTCGAATCCCAGAAACAAAATGTCGCCGACGCCGTCGCCAATCTCATCGCCGCGCCGGATTCCCCTACACTCGCTGGCTTCGTCGTCGACATGTTCTGCATTCCAATGCTGGATGTAGCCAAACAATTTTCTGTTCCCACTTTCGTCTTCTACACTTCCAGCGCTTCCTTCCTTGCCCTTCTCTTCCATCTTCAAGAACTCTACGACTATGAATTCAATCACGACATGGACCAATTGCTCAACTCTGTAACAGAGTTTGCCCTCCCGGGTTTCAAAAATCCGATTCCGAGGAAAGTGATTTCCACCATTTTTTACGATAAGGAAACGATTGAATGGGCGCACAATCTCACTCGCAAGTTCAGAGAAGCAAGTGGGTTTTTAGTAAACACATTTTCCGAGCTCGAATCCGGTGCGATTAACTGGTTCGCCAATCAGAATCTCCCTCCGGTGTACGCCGTTGGACCTATTTTGAatgtgaaggaaaaaaatccCCAAATCGAACGGGATGAGATTTTGAAGTGGTTAGACGAGCAGCCACCGTCGTCGGTGGTGCTCCTCTGTTTCGGATCAATGGGAATCTTCAATGAATCTCAAACCAAAGAGATTGCAGATGCCTTAGAGCGAAGTGGAGTCCGATTCATCTGGTCCATACGGCAGGTACCACCGGAGAGTGTTCTGCCGGAAGGATTCGTGGATCGGACGAGCGGAATGGGAAAAGTGATGGGGTGGGCGCCGCAGATGGAAATATTGGAACATCCGGCGACGGGAGGGTTTGTGTCGCATTGCGGGTGGAATTCAGTGCTGGAGAGTTTGTGGAACGGTGTGGCAGTGGCGACGTGGCCGATGTATGCGGAGCAGCAGTTGAATGCGTTTCACATGGCGGTGGAGTTGGGAGTGGGGGTGGAGGTGTCCTTGGATTATAGTATGGTGGGGGCGGCGGAGGGGGAGTTGAGGGCGGATAAGATTGAGGCGGGGATACGAAAGTTGATGGAAGGTTCAGAGGAGATGAAGAAGGGGGTGATGGTTAAGAGTGAGGAAAGTAAGAAGGCAACAATGGAGGATGGATCTTCTTTCAATGATCTTAATCGTTTTATCGATCATgtgtttcataaaattaatacTTGTTGA
- the LOC101216333 gene encoding anthocyanidin 3-O-glucosyltransferase 2, with amino-acid sequence MNLIMLQKFKALRFTQTPQLKKKMKMELIFIAWPDIGHLSATLHLADLLIRRNHRLSVTFFIIPPPSHTITSTKLHSLLPSSTIPIIILPQIPPLPHHPQFISLIKTTIQTQKQNVFHAVADLISNSPDSPTVLAGFVLDMFCTPMIDVANQLGVPSYLFSTSSAANLSLTLHLQHLYDRTHQSLNPDVQIPIPGFVNPVTAKAIPTAYFDENAKWIHESVRRFGESNGILINTFSELESNVIEAFADSSSSSTFPPVYAVGPILNLNKNSSSEGYEILKWLDEQPFQSVVFLCFGSRGSFGRDQVKEIAEALERSGYRFVWSLREPSSEGEIQNTDYIKEVVPEGFLDRTAGMGRVIGWAPQMKILEHPATGGFVSHCGWNSILESLWFGVPIGAWAMYAEQGLNAVEMGVELGLAVEISTETGQGIVRAEKIESGIKEVMKGDGEIRKMVKMKSEESRKSVMENGSSFTALNRFIEVVIAKAKLK; translated from the coding sequence atgaaTCTAATAATGCTACAAAAATTCAAAGCATTGAGATTCACTCAAACACctcaactaaaaaaaaaaatgaagatggaGTTGATTTTCATTGCCTGGCCAGACATCGGCCATCTCTCCGCCACTCTCCATCTCGCCGACCTCCTCATCCGCCGCAACCACCGCCTCTCCGTCACCTTCTTCATCATCCCACCACCATCGCATACCATTACCTCCACCAAGCTCCACTCCCTTCTCCCCTCTTCCACAATCCCAATCATCATCCTCCCCCAAATCCCTCCTCTTCCCCATCACCCCCAGTTCATCTCTCTAATCAAAACCACAATCCAAACCCAAAAACAGAATGTTTTTCACGCCGTCGCCGACCTTATTTCCAACTCCCCCGATTCCCCCACTGTCCTCGCCGGCTTCGTTCTCGATATGTTCTGCACCCCCATGATCGATGTAGCCAACCAATTGGGGGTTCCTTCTTATCTCTTCTCCACTTCTAGCGCTGcaaatctctctctcactctccaTCTTCAACACCTCTACGATCGTACCCATCAATCCCTAAACCCAGATGTTCAAATCCCCATCCCCGGTTTCGTTAACCCTGTTACAGCCAAAGCAATTCCCACCGCTTATTTCGACGAAAACGCTAAATGGATACACGAAAGCGTTAGAAGATTCGGAGAAAGCAACGGCATCTTGATCAACACTTTCTCTGAATTGGAATCGAATGTTATAGAAGCGTTTGCCGATTCTTCGAGCTCCTCCACGTTTCCGCCCGTGTATGCGGTTGGGCCGATTCTGAATCTGAATAAGAACAGCTCCAGTGAAGGTTATGAGATCCTGAAATGGCTAGATGAACAACCGTTCCAATCGGTGGTATTCCTCTGCTTTGGAAGCAGGGGAAGCTTCGGTCGAGATCAAGTGAAGGAAATCGCAGAAGCTTTGGAGCGAAGTGGGTACCGATTTGTGTGGTCGTTACGGGAGCCATCATCGGAAGGGGAAATACAGAACACGGATTACATTAAAGAAGTTGTTCCAGAGGGGTTTTTGGATCGGACAGCGGGGATGGGGAGAGTGATTGGGTGGGCGCCACAGATGAAGATTCTAGAGCATCCGGCGACCGGAGGGTTTGTGTCGCACTGCGGATGGAATTCGATTCTGGAGAGCCTGTGGTTTGGAGTGCCGATTGGGGCATGGGCGATGTACGCAGAGCAGGGGTTGAATGCGGTAGAGATGGGAGTGGAGTTGGGATTGGCGGTGGAGATATCAACGGAAACCGGGCAGGGCATAGTGAGGGCGGAGAAGATAGAGAGTGGGATTAAGGAAGTGATGAAGGGGGATGGGGAGATTAGGAAAATGGTGAAGATGAAGAGCGAAGAGAGTAGAAAAAGTGTAATGGAGAATGGCTCTTCCTTTACTGCTCTTAATCGTTTCATTGAAGTCGTGATAGCCAAagccaaattaaaataa
- the LOC101216580 gene encoding anthocyanidin 3-O-glucosyltransferase 2, which produces MNKFELVFIPGPGIGHLASTVELANVLVSRDDRLSVTVLAIKLPNDIKTTTERIQSLSASFEGKSIRFIVLPELPFPNQSSEPPPLMLQAFLESHKPHVREIVTNLIHDSNRLVGFVIDMFCTSMINVANEFKVPCYLFYTSNAGFLDFSFHLQELYNQNNSTAEQLQNSNVELALPSFINPIPNKAIPPFLFDKDMAAWFHDNTKRFRSEVKGILINTFVEMEPQIVKWMSNGSSKIPKVYTVGPILQLKSIGVTQSNNALNGADILKWLDDQPPASVVFLCFGSKGSFDEDQVLEIARALERSEVRFLWSLRQPPPKGKFEEPSNYANINDVLPEGFLNRTADIGRVIGWAPQIEILSHPATGGFISHCGWNSTLESVWHGVPMATWPLYAEQQFNAFEMVVELGLAVELTLDYVKDFHIGRSRIVSAEEIESGIRKLMGDSGNEIRKKIKVKGEESRKSMMEGGSSFNSLRHFIDDALTNLQEGNY; this is translated from the coding sequence atgaacAAGTTTGAGTTAGTTTTCATACCTGGGCCGGGGATCGGCCATCTTGCATCCACGGTCGAGCTGGCAAATGTTCTTGTTAGCCGAGATGACCGTCTCTCTGTGACTGTGCTCGCCATCAAGCTTCCCAATGACATCAAAACGACGACGGAACGTATTCAGTCACTTTCAGCGTCTTTCGAGGGTAAATCTATACGCTTTATTGTTCTTCCTGAACTTCCCTTCCCAAACCAAAGTAGTGAACCTCCCCCCCTTATGCTGCAAGCATTCCTTGAAAGCCACAAGCCCCATGTGAGGGAAATTGTGACCAACTTAATTCATGACTCGAACCGTCTTGTCGGATTTGTCATTGATATGTTTTGCACCAGTATGATAAATGTGGCTAATGAATTTAAGGTTCcttgttatttgttttacaCATCCAATGCTGGCTTTCTTGATTTTAGCTTTCATCTCCAAGAGCTTTACAATCAAAACAATAGCACAGCAGAACAGTtgcaaaattcaaatgttgaGTTAGCTCTGCCAAGTTTTATCAATCCAATTCCTAATAAAGCCATCCCCCCCTTCTTATTTGATAAAGACATGGCTGCTTGGTTTCATGATAATACTAAAAGATTTAGATCAGAAGTCAAAGGTATTTTGATCAATACATTTGTAGAGATGGAACCACAAATAGTCAAATGGATGTCAAATGGCTCTTCGAAAATCCCAAAGGTGTATACTGTTGGACCCATTTTGCAGTTGAAGAGTATTGGTGTTACACAAAGCAACAATGCTCTAAATGGTGCAGATATACTAAAGTGGCTAGATGATCAACCTCCAGCATCAGTGGTTTTCCTATGCTTTGGTAGCAAAGGAAGCTTTGACGAGGATCAAGTGCTAGAGATTGCTCGAGCACTGGAGCGAAGTGAGGTTCGCTTCTTATGGTCCCTTCGACAGCCCCCACCAAAGGGTAAGTTTGAAGAGCCAAGCAACTATGCTAACATCAACGACGTCCTACCTGAGGGATTTCTCAACCGAACAGCCGATATTGGAAGGGTCATCGGGTGGGCACCACAAATAGAAATATTGTCCCATCCTGCCACTGGAGGATTCATATCACATTGTGGTTGGAATTCAACGTTGGAGAGTGTATGGCATGGTGTACCAATGGCAACATGGCCATTGTATGCCGAACAACAATTTAACGCATTTGAAATGGTGGTGGAATTAGGATTGGCAGTGGAGCTCACATTAGACTACGTGAAGGATTTTCATATAGGAAGGTCGAGAATAGTGAGTGCAGAAGAGATAGAAAGCGGGATCAGAAAATTGATGGGCGATTCTGGTAATGAGATCAggaagaaaatcaaagtaaaaggTGAAGAAAGTCGAAAAAGTATGATGGAAGGTGGATCCTCCTTCAATTCATTACGTCATTTCATTGATGATGCTTTGACTAACTTACAAGAGGGCAACTACTAA
- the LOC101217050 gene encoding anthocyanidin 3-O-glucosyltransferase 2: MVKSIKLKRATHFWSQSYLSYYKANNFSSPSTNCLTILCVSVSNSLQIKMFELIFIPAPGIGHLASTVEMANVLVTRDHRLSVTLLAMKLPYDVKVAECIESLSTSFAGKNIQFNVLPEPPLPEESKKDFIVLVESYKPYVREVVSNLTASAATSIDSPRLVGLVIDMFCTTMIDVGNEFGVPCYVFYTCSASFLAFSLYLQELYEENGSNEVVEQLLNSDNVELTLPNFVNPIPSKLIPTLFSNKDKAVWFHNHIKRFRLEIKGILINTFEEMESHVAKSYSQVLPPLYFVGPVLHLKNAGVAGSSEAQNNADIIMKWLDDQPPSSVVLVCFGTMVSFDEAQVAEIANALEESGVRFIWSLRQPPPKGKFEAPKNYNDIRNFLPEGFLDRTMSIGRVIGWTSQVEILAHPAIGGFISHCGWNSVLESVWHGVLIATWPMHAEQQFNAFEMVVELGLAVEVTLDYRITFGEDKPRLVSAEEIKSGIKKLMGEESNEVRKKVKAKSEESRKSVMEGGSSFVSLGKFIDDVLANSAGGGN, encoded by the exons ATGGTAAAGAGCATAAAGTTGAAGAG AGCCACACATTTTTGGTCCCAATCTTATCTTTCATATTACAAAGCTAACAACTTTTCTTCCCCATCTACCAATTGCTTAACAATTCTCTGTGTATCTGTAAGCAATTCATTACAAATCAAAATGTTTGAGCTCATTTTCATACCTGCCCCCGGAATTGGTCACCTTGCATCCACCGTTGAAATGGCCAATGTTCTTGTCACTCGAGATCATCGTCTCTCTGTCACATTGCTTGCCATGAAGCTTCCCTATGATGTCAAAGTTGCTGAATGTATTGAGTCACTTTCTACATCTTTCGCaggaaaaaatatacaattcaACGTCCTTCCAGAACCGCCCCTTCcggaagaaagtaaaaaagacTTCATTGTGTTGGTTGAAAGCTACAAGCCTTATGTTAGAGAGGTTGTATCCAACCTTACTGCCTCGGCAGCGACAAGTATCGACTCGCCTCGGCTGGTCGGGTTAGTCATCGACATGTTTTGTACAACCATGATCGATGTGGGTAATGAATTTGGGGTTCCTTGTTATGTGTTTTATACTTGCAGTGCTAGTTTTCTTGCTTTTAGTCTTTATCTTCAAGAGCTTTATGAAGAGAATGGTAGCAATGAAGTGGTGGAACAGTTGCTGAACTCAGATAATGTTGAGTTAACTTTGCCAAATTTTGTTAATCCTATTCCTAGTAAACTCATTCCTACCCTCTTTTCTAACAAGGACAAAGCTGTTTGGTTTCATAACCATATTAAAAGGTTTAGATTGGAAATCAAAGGGATTCTTATCAATACATTTGAGGAGATGGAATCACATGTGGCGAAGTCCTACTCTCAAGTCCTCCCacctttatattttgttggacCTGTTTTGCACTTGAAAAATGCAGGAGTGGCAGGATCAAGTGAGGCTCAAAACAATGCAGATATAATAATGAAGTGGCTTGATGATCAACCTCCATCATCAGTGGTCCTTGTGTGCTTTGGGACTATGGTAAGCTTTGATGAGGCTCAAGTGGCAGAGATTGCGAATGCATTGGAGGAAAGTGGGGTTCGTTTCATATGGTCCCTTCGACAACCTCCACCGAAGGGTAAGTTCGAAGCGCCGAAAAACTACAATGACATCAGAAACTTCCTACCAGAGGGATTTCTCGATCGAACAATGAGTATTGGGAGAGTCATTGGATGGACATCACAAGTGGAGATATTGGCCCACCCAGCCATTGGCGGATTCATATCACATTGTGGTTGGAACTCGGTACTAGAAAGTGTGTGGCATGGCGTGCTTATTGCGACATGGCCGATGCATGCCGAGCAACAATTCAATGCCTTTGAAATGGTAGTAGAATTGGGATTAGCAGTGGAGGTCACGTTAGACTATCGAATAACTTTTGGTGAAGACAAGCCAAGATTAGTGAGTGCTGAAGAGATAAAGAGTGGGATCAAGAAATTAATGGGAGAAGAAAGTAATGAGGTAAGGAAAAAAGTGAAAGCAAAAAGTGAAGAAAGTAGGAAAAGTGTAATGGAAGGTGGTTCCTCCTTTGTCTCGTTGGGAAAATTTATAGATGATGTTTTGGCCAATTCGGCAGGAGGAGGAAACTAA